The Vicia villosa cultivar HV-30 ecotype Madison, WI linkage group LG1, Vvil1.0, whole genome shotgun sequence genome includes a region encoding these proteins:
- the LOC131643399 gene encoding tubulin alpha chain, giving the protein MRECISVHIGQAGIQVGNACWELYCLEHGIGPDGQMPSDKTVGGGDDAFNTFFSETGAGKHVPRAVFVDLEPTVIDEVRTGTYRQLFHPEQLISGKEDAANNFARGHYTIGKEIVDLCLDRIRKLADNCTGLQGFLVFNAVGGGTGSGLGSLLLERLSVDYGKKSKLGFTVYPSPQVSTSVVEPYNSVLSTHSLLEHTDVAVLLDNEAIYDICKRSLDIERPTYTNLNRLISQVISSLTASLRFDGALNVDVTEFQTNLVPYPRIHFMLSSYAPVISAEKAYHEQLSVAEITNSAFEPSSMMAKCDPRHGKYMACCLMYRGDVVPKDVNAAVGMIKTKRTIQFVDWCPTGFKCGINYQPPTVVPGGDLAKVQRAVCMISNSTSVAEVFGRIDHKFDLMYAKRAFVHWYVGEGMEEGEFSEAREDLAALEKDYEEVGAESGEGDDEDLGDY; this is encoded by the exons ATGAGAGAGTGCATCTCAGTTCACATCGGTCAGGCCGGTATTCAGGTCGGAAATGCTTGCTGGGAGCTTTACTGTCTCGAACACGGCATTGGT CCTGATGGCCAAATGCCAAGTGACAAGACCGTTGGTGGAGGTGATGATGCTTTCAACACTTTCTTCAGCGAGACTGGTGCTGGAAAGCATGTTCCCCGTGCTGTATTTGTAGATCTGGAGCCGACTGTTATCGATGAGGTGAGGACTGGAACATATCGCCAGCTTTTTCACCCAGAGCAGCTCATCAGTGGAAAGGAAGATGCCGCCAACAACTTTGCCCGTGGTCATTATACCA TTGGAAAAGAGATTGTTGATCTGTGCTTGGATCGCATCAGAAAGCTTGCTGACAACTGCACTGGTCTCCAAGGGTTTTTGGTTTTCAATGCTGTTGGTGGAGGAACTGGTTCTGGTCTTGGTTCTCTGCTCCTGGAACGTCTTTCTGTTGATTATGGAAAGAAGTCCAAGCTTGGATTCACCGTGTACCCATCACCTCAGGTTTCAACCTCTGTTGTTGAGCCATACAACAGTGTCCTCTCCACTCACTCCCTCTTGGAGCACACCGATGTTGCAGTTCTTTTGGACAATGAAGCTATCTATGACATTTGCAAGCGGTCCCTCGACATTGAGCGTCCTACCTACACCAACCTCAACCGTCTAATCTCCCAG GTGATTTCATCCTTGACCGCTTCTCTAAGGTTTGATGGTGCCCTCAATGTTGATGTGACTGAATTCCAAACTAACTTGGTCCCGTATCCTAGAATCCATTTCATGCTTTCTTCATATGCTCCTGTTATCTCAGCTGAGAAGGCTTATCACGAGCAGCTTTCAGTTGCTGAAATTACCAACAGTGCTTTTGAGCCATCATCCATGATGGCCAAGTGTGATCCTCGCCATGGAAAGTACATGGCTTGTTGTCTGATGTACCGTGGTGATGTTGTTCCCAAAGACGTGAACGCTGCTGTTGGAATGATCAAAACCAAGAGGACCATTCAGTTCGTTGATTGGTGCCCTACTGGTTTCAAGTGTGGTATTAACTACCAGCCACCAACTGTTGTTCCTGGAGGTGACCTTGCTAAGGTTCAAAGAGCTGTTTGCATGATTTCAAACTCCACCAGTGTAGCCGAGGTGTTTGGTCGCATTGATCACAAGTTTGATCTCATGTATGCCAAACGTGCTTTTGTTCACTGGTATGTGGGTGAGGGTATGGAAGAAGGTGAATTTTCTGAGGCTCGTGAGGATCTTGCTGCTCTGGAAAAGGATTATGAAGAAGTTGGTGCTGAATCTGGTGAGGGTGATGATGAAGATTTGGGCGATTACTAG
- the LOC131611101 gene encoding amino acid permease 6-like isoform X2: protein MAPKSSFSIEDSDIKRTGTWLTASAHIVTTAIGSGVLSLAWAVAQLGWIGGTAALIIFSLITLLTSILMADCYRYPDSNRNSTYMKMVKTILGGVKYKYCGFAQYTNLVGCTIGYTLTAAISMVAMKQSNCFHKFGHQAHCDVSSNQFMAIFGVSQIFLSQIPNFHDLSWLSILAAIMSFGYSFIGIGLSIAQVAEKGHHIETGLTGAKVAVTKKVWNTFQAIANIAFAYTFSNVIAEIEDTLKPSPPENQTMKIASIIGIASSTILYGSCGLIGYAAFGNSAPGNFLTGFGFYEPFWLIDIGNLFIIIHLVGAYQVFAQPIFSIVESWVGRRWPESKFLTREYNVRIPLVGTWRMNVFRVIWRSTYVVFTTLVAMILPFFNNIVGLIGALSFFPLTVYFPIEMHITRVKVPKYSLKWIGLKLIIGLCLIVALMGVIASIQGIISELTK, encoded by the exons ATGGCACCAAAGAGTAGCTTCTCCATAGAAGACAGTGACATCAAGCGAACTG GAACATGGCTAACTGCGAGCGCACACATAGTGACAACTGCAATAGGATCTGGAGTGCTGTCATTGGCATGGGCTGTTGCTCAATTGGGATGGATTGGAGGGACTGCTGCTCTCATAATATTCTCACTCATCACTCTCCTCACTTCCATTCTCATGGCTGACTGCTATAGGTATCCTGATAGCAATAGAAACTCTACCTACATGAAGATGGTCAAAACTATTCTag GAGGAGTTAAATACAAGTATTGTGGATTCGCTCAGTACACAAATCTTGTTGGCTGTACAATTGGTTACACTCTCACAGCAGCCATAAGCATGGT GGCAATGAAACAATCAAATTGCTTTCATAAGTTTGGCCACCAAGCACACTGTGATGTATCCAGTAATCAATTCATGGCCATCTTTGGAGTTTCACAGATTTTTCTAAGCCAAATCCCAAATTTCCATGACCTTTCATGGCTCTCTATTCTTGCTGCAATCATGTCTTTTGGCTATTCTTTCATAGGCATTGGACTCTCCATAGCCCAAGTTGCAG AAAAAGGACACCATATCGAAACAGGCCTTACAGGAGCGAAAGTCGCAGTGACAAAGAAGGTGTGGAATACCTTTCAAGCAATTGCAAACATAGCCTTTGCATACACTTTCAGCAATGTCATTGCTGAGATAGAG GACACATTAAAACCAAGTCCACCAGAAAATCAAACCATGAAAATAGCATCCATTATTGGAATCGCAAGCAGCACAATCCTTTATGGGTCATGTGGTCTTATAGGTTATGCGGCATTCGGGAACAGCGCACCAGGAAACTTTTTAACTGGATTTGGTTTTTACGAACCGTTTTGGTTAATCGACATTGGTAATCTTTTCATCATTATTCATCTAGTCGGAGCTTACCAGGTTTTCGCACAACCTATATTTTCGATTGTGGAAAGTTGGGTCGGTAGGCGTTGGCCGGAGAGTAAATTCTTGACAAGAGAATATAATGTAAGAATTCCTTTGGTTGGTACATGGAGAATGAATGTGTTCAGGGTGATATGGAGGTCAACATATGTGGTATTCACAACATTGGTTGCTATGATATTGCCATTCTTCAACAACATTGTGGGTTTGATAGGAGCTCTATCGTTCTTTCCCTTGACTGTGTACTTTCCAATAGAGATGCACATAACACGAGTTAAAGTGCCAAAGTATTCTCTTAAATGGATTGGCTTGAAACTCATAATTGGACTATGCTTGATTGTTGCTCTCATGGGGGTTATTGCATCAATTCAAGGAATCATCTCAGAGCTTACTAAATAA
- the LOC131611101 gene encoding amino acid permease 6-like isoform X1 — protein sequence MAPKSSFSIEDSDIKRTGTWLTASAHIVTTAIGSGVLSLAWAVAQLGWIGGTAALIIFSLITLLTSILMADCYRYPDSNRNSTYMKMVKTILGGGVKYKYCGFAQYTNLVGCTIGYTLTAAISMVAMKQSNCFHKFGHQAHCDVSSNQFMAIFGVSQIFLSQIPNFHDLSWLSILAAIMSFGYSFIGIGLSIAQVAEKGHHIETGLTGAKVAVTKKVWNTFQAIANIAFAYTFSNVIAEIEDTLKPSPPENQTMKIASIIGIASSTILYGSCGLIGYAAFGNSAPGNFLTGFGFYEPFWLIDIGNLFIIIHLVGAYQVFAQPIFSIVESWVGRRWPESKFLTREYNVRIPLVGTWRMNVFRVIWRSTYVVFTTLVAMILPFFNNIVGLIGALSFFPLTVYFPIEMHITRVKVPKYSLKWIGLKLIIGLCLIVALMGVIASIQGIISELTK from the exons ATGGCACCAAAGAGTAGCTTCTCCATAGAAGACAGTGACATCAAGCGAACTG GAACATGGCTAACTGCGAGCGCACACATAGTGACAACTGCAATAGGATCTGGAGTGCTGTCATTGGCATGGGCTGTTGCTCAATTGGGATGGATTGGAGGGACTGCTGCTCTCATAATATTCTCACTCATCACTCTCCTCACTTCCATTCTCATGGCTGACTGCTATAGGTATCCTGATAGCAATAGAAACTCTACCTACATGAAGATGGTCAAAACTATTCTag GAGGAGGAGTTAAATACAAGTATTGTGGATTCGCTCAGTACACAAATCTTGTTGGCTGTACAATTGGTTACACTCTCACAGCAGCCATAAGCATGGT GGCAATGAAACAATCAAATTGCTTTCATAAGTTTGGCCACCAAGCACACTGTGATGTATCCAGTAATCAATTCATGGCCATCTTTGGAGTTTCACAGATTTTTCTAAGCCAAATCCCAAATTTCCATGACCTTTCATGGCTCTCTATTCTTGCTGCAATCATGTCTTTTGGCTATTCTTTCATAGGCATTGGACTCTCCATAGCCCAAGTTGCAG AAAAAGGACACCATATCGAAACAGGCCTTACAGGAGCGAAAGTCGCAGTGACAAAGAAGGTGTGGAATACCTTTCAAGCAATTGCAAACATAGCCTTTGCATACACTTTCAGCAATGTCATTGCTGAGATAGAG GACACATTAAAACCAAGTCCACCAGAAAATCAAACCATGAAAATAGCATCCATTATTGGAATCGCAAGCAGCACAATCCTTTATGGGTCATGTGGTCTTATAGGTTATGCGGCATTCGGGAACAGCGCACCAGGAAACTTTTTAACTGGATTTGGTTTTTACGAACCGTTTTGGTTAATCGACATTGGTAATCTTTTCATCATTATTCATCTAGTCGGAGCTTACCAGGTTTTCGCACAACCTATATTTTCGATTGTGGAAAGTTGGGTCGGTAGGCGTTGGCCGGAGAGTAAATTCTTGACAAGAGAATATAATGTAAGAATTCCTTTGGTTGGTACATGGAGAATGAATGTGTTCAGGGTGATATGGAGGTCAACATATGTGGTATTCACAACATTGGTTGCTATGATATTGCCATTCTTCAACAACATTGTGGGTTTGATAGGAGCTCTATCGTTCTTTCCCTTGACTGTGTACTTTCCAATAGAGATGCACATAACACGAGTTAAAGTGCCAAAGTATTCTCTTAAATGGATTGGCTTGAAACTCATAATTGGACTATGCTTGATTGTTGCTCTCATGGGGGTTATTGCATCAATTCAAGGAATCATCTCAGAGCTTACTAAATAA